In Temnothorax longispinosus isolate EJ_2023e chromosome 2, Tlon_JGU_v1, whole genome shotgun sequence, one DNA window encodes the following:
- the LOC139807854 gene encoding Y+L amino acid transporter 2 isoform X2: MSKSGSIKDGEKGPYDPVPTAEKANDEIKLEAKMSLLNGVTVIVGSIIGSGIFVSPTGVLKYTGSVNASLLVWTASGIYSMIGAYCYAELGCMIKKSGADYAYIMETFGPFLAFIRLWVECMIVRPCSQAIVALTFSVYVLKPLFPDCTPPDDSVRMLAVCCICILAFINCWDVKWATRVQDVFTYAKLLALFIIIFTGAYQLFTGHTQYFTFDNSNTEVTSIALSFYSGLFAYNGWNYLNFIIEELKDPVRNLPKAIGISCALVTIVYVLTNMAFYTTLSPVEVLGSEAVAVTYANRLFGVMAWTIPVFVALSTFGAVNGILLTSSRLFYAGACEGQMPEILTMIQINRLTPAPAVICMALLSMLYLCSSNIFRLINYVGFATWLSIGVSVLCLPWLRWTQPNLARPIKVNLIFPIFYILATLFVTIVPMYASPVETGYGCLMILSSIPVYLLFIAWKNKPKFFQRKVVSTTRFLQKIMLVVGKAKPAQV, from the exons ATGTCGAAGTCAGGGAGCATCAAAGATGGCGAGAAGGGGCCCTACGACCCGGTCCCTACCGCGGAAAAGGCTAACGACGAGATCAAGCTGGAGGCGAAAATGTCACTTCTCAACGGTGTCACCGTCATTGTCGGTTCTATCATCGGTTCCGGCATTTTCGTCAGCCCGACGGGTGTCCTCAAGTATACCGGAAGCGTGAACGCGAGTCTTCTCGTTTGGACGGCGTCCGGGATTTATTCCATG ATAGGGGCTTACTGCTACGCCGAGCTCGGCTGCATGATTAAGAAATCGGGGGCGGATTACGCGTACATCATGGAGACCTTCGGGCCCTTCCTGGCGTTCATCAGACTGTGGGTCGAGTGCATGATAGTACGCCCTTGCAGCCAGGCCATCGTGGCCTTGACTTTCAGCGTCTACGTCCTCAAGCCGCTTTTCCCGGACTGCACGCCGCCCGATGACTCCGTAAGAATGCTCGCCGTCTGCTGCATAT GTATTCTCGCTTTCATAAATTGCTGGGACGTCAAATGGGCGACGAGGGTGCAGGACGTCTTCACGTATGCGAAACTACTCGCGCTTTTCATAATAATCTTCACTGGAGCGTATCAGCTCTTCACCG GACACACGCAGTATTTCACGTTCGACAACAGCAACACGGAAGTCACGTCTATAGCCCTCAGTTTTTATTCAGGCCTGTTCGCTTACAACGGCTGGAACTACTTGAACTTCATAATTGAAGAACTGAAGGACCCCGTTAG GAATCTACCGAAGGCCATCGGCATCTCGTGCGCACTCGTTACGATCGTCTACGTCCTTACGAACATGGCTTTTTACACGACCCTCAGCCCCGTCGAAGTGCTCGGTAGCGAAGCCGTGGCAGTG ACATACGCAAATAGATTGTTCGGCGTGATGGCGTGGACGATACCGGTTTTCGTGGCTCTATCTACATTCGGCGCGGTTAACGGCATTCTACTCACGTCCTCGCGGCTCTTCTACGCGGGTGCCTGCGAGGGTCAGATGCCAGAGATACTGACGATGATCCAAATTAACAGGTTGACACCTGCGCCCGCCGTAATTTGCATG GCCCTGCTGTCCATGCTGTACCTGTGCTCTTCCAATATTTTCCGTCTCATCAATTACGTCGGCTTCGCCACCTGG CTCAGCATAGGTGTCTCCGTGCTGTGCCTTCCGTGGCTCAGGTGGACCCAGCCGAACTTGGCGCGGCCGATCAAGGTGAATCTCATCTTTCCGATCTTCTACATCCTGGCCACGCTCTTCGTTACAATTGTTCCAATGTACGCGAGTCCCGTCGAAACTG GATACGGCTGTCTAATGATACTCTCCTCCATACCTGTCTACCTCTTGTTCATCGCATGGAAAAACAAGCCGAAATTCTTCCAAAGGAAAGTCG TAAGCACGACAAGGTTTTTGCAGAAGATAATGCTGGTGGTCGGCAAAGCGAAACCCGCTCAGGTGTAA
- the LOC139807854 gene encoding large neutral amino acids transporter small subunit 1 isoform X3 encodes MSKSGSIKDGEKGPYDPVPTAEKANDEIKLEAKMSLLNGVTVIVGSIIGSGIFVSPTGVLKYTGSVNASLLVWTASGIYSMIGAYCYAELGCMIKKSGADYAYIMETFGPFLAFIRLWVECMIVRPCSQAIVALTFSVYVLKPLFPDCTPPDDSVRMLAVCCICILAFINCWDVKWATRVQDVFTYAKLLALFIIIFTGAYQLFTGHTQYFTFDNSNTEVTSIALSFYSGLFAYNGWNYLNFIIEELKDPVRNLPKAIGISCALVTIVYVLTNMAFYTTLSPVEVLGSEAVAVTYANRLFGVMAWTIPVFVALSTFGAVNGILLTSSRLFYAGACEGQMPEILTMIQINRLTPAPAVICMALLSMLYLCSSNIFRLINYVGFATWLSIGVSVLCLPWLRWTQPNLARPIKVNLIFPIFYILATLFVTIVPMYASPVETGYGCLMILSSIPVYLLFIAWKNKPKFFQRKVGEVTQTLQKLMVVVGPQKAK; translated from the exons ATGTCGAAGTCAGGGAGCATCAAAGATGGCGAGAAGGGGCCCTACGACCCGGTCCCTACCGCGGAAAAGGCTAACGACGAGATCAAGCTGGAGGCGAAAATGTCACTTCTCAACGGTGTCACCGTCATTGTCGGTTCTATCATCGGTTCCGGCATTTTCGTCAGCCCGACGGGTGTCCTCAAGTATACCGGAAGCGTGAACGCGAGTCTTCTCGTTTGGACGGCGTCCGGGATTTATTCCATG ATAGGGGCTTACTGCTACGCCGAGCTCGGCTGCATGATTAAGAAATCGGGGGCGGATTACGCGTACATCATGGAGACCTTCGGGCCCTTCCTGGCGTTCATCAGACTGTGGGTCGAGTGCATGATAGTACGCCCTTGCAGCCAGGCCATCGTGGCCTTGACTTTCAGCGTCTACGTCCTCAAGCCGCTTTTCCCGGACTGCACGCCGCCCGATGACTCCGTAAGAATGCTCGCCGTCTGCTGCATAT GTATTCTCGCTTTCATAAATTGCTGGGACGTCAAATGGGCGACGAGGGTGCAGGACGTCTTCACGTATGCGAAACTACTCGCGCTTTTCATAATAATCTTCACTGGAGCGTATCAGCTCTTCACCG GACACACGCAGTATTTCACGTTCGACAACAGCAACACGGAAGTCACGTCTATAGCCCTCAGTTTTTATTCAGGCCTGTTCGCTTACAACGGCTGGAACTACTTGAACTTCATAATTGAAGAACTGAAGGACCCCGTTAG GAATCTACCGAAGGCCATCGGCATCTCGTGCGCACTCGTTACGATCGTCTACGTCCTTACGAACATGGCTTTTTACACGACCCTCAGCCCCGTCGAAGTGCTCGGTAGCGAAGCCGTGGCAGTG ACATACGCAAATAGATTGTTCGGCGTGATGGCGTGGACGATACCGGTTTTCGTGGCTCTATCTACATTCGGCGCGGTTAACGGCATTCTACTCACGTCCTCGCGGCTCTTCTACGCGGGTGCCTGCGAGGGTCAGATGCCAGAGATACTGACGATGATCCAAATTAACAGGTTGACACCTGCGCCCGCCGTAATTTGCATG GCCCTGCTGTCCATGCTGTACCTGTGCTCTTCCAATATTTTCCGTCTCATCAATTACGTCGGCTTCGCCACCTGG CTCAGCATAGGTGTCTCCGTGCTGTGCCTTCCGTGGCTCAGGTGGACCCAGCCGAACTTGGCGCGGCCGATCAAGGTGAATCTCATCTTTCCGATCTTCTACATCCTGGCCACGCTCTTCGTTACAATTGTTCCAATGTACGCGAGTCCCGTCGAAACTG GATACGGCTGTCTAATGATACTCTCCTCCATACCTGTCTACCTCTTGTTCATCGCATGGAAAAACAAGCCGAAATTCTTCCAAAGGAAAGTCG GCGAAGTCACCCAAACTTTGCAGAAGCTGATGGTAGTCGTGGGGCCACAAAAGGCAAAG TAA
- the LOC139807854 gene encoding Y+L amino acid transporter 2 isoform X1, translating to MSKSGSIKDGEKGPYDPVPTAEKANDEIKLEAKMSLLNGVTVIVGSIIGSGIFVSPTGVLKYTGSVNASLLVWTASGIYSMIGAYCYAELGCMIKKSGADYAYIMETFGPFLAFIRLWVECMIVRPCSQAIVALTFSVYVLKPLFPDCTPPDDSVRMLAVCCICILAFINCWDVKWATRVQDVFTYAKLLALFIIIFTGAYQLFTGHTQYFTFDNSNTEVTSIALSFYSGLFAYNGWNYLNFIIEELKDPVRNLPKAIGISCALVTIVYVLTNMAFYTTLSPVEVLGSEAVAVTYANRLFGVMAWTIPVFVALSTFGAVNGILLTSSRLFYAGACEGQMPEILTMIQINRLTPAPAVICMALLSMLYLCSSNIFRLINYVGFATWLSIGVSVLCLPWLRWTQPNLARPIKVNLIFPIFYILATLFVTIVPMYASPVETGYGCLMILSSIPVYLLFIAWKNKPKFFQRKVGEVTQTLQKLMVVVGPQKAKVQNTP from the exons ATGTCGAAGTCAGGGAGCATCAAAGATGGCGAGAAGGGGCCCTACGACCCGGTCCCTACCGCGGAAAAGGCTAACGACGAGATCAAGCTGGAGGCGAAAATGTCACTTCTCAACGGTGTCACCGTCATTGTCGGTTCTATCATCGGTTCCGGCATTTTCGTCAGCCCGACGGGTGTCCTCAAGTATACCGGAAGCGTGAACGCGAGTCTTCTCGTTTGGACGGCGTCCGGGATTTATTCCATG ATAGGGGCTTACTGCTACGCCGAGCTCGGCTGCATGATTAAGAAATCGGGGGCGGATTACGCGTACATCATGGAGACCTTCGGGCCCTTCCTGGCGTTCATCAGACTGTGGGTCGAGTGCATGATAGTACGCCCTTGCAGCCAGGCCATCGTGGCCTTGACTTTCAGCGTCTACGTCCTCAAGCCGCTTTTCCCGGACTGCACGCCGCCCGATGACTCCGTAAGAATGCTCGCCGTCTGCTGCATAT GTATTCTCGCTTTCATAAATTGCTGGGACGTCAAATGGGCGACGAGGGTGCAGGACGTCTTCACGTATGCGAAACTACTCGCGCTTTTCATAATAATCTTCACTGGAGCGTATCAGCTCTTCACCG GACACACGCAGTATTTCACGTTCGACAACAGCAACACGGAAGTCACGTCTATAGCCCTCAGTTTTTATTCAGGCCTGTTCGCTTACAACGGCTGGAACTACTTGAACTTCATAATTGAAGAACTGAAGGACCCCGTTAG GAATCTACCGAAGGCCATCGGCATCTCGTGCGCACTCGTTACGATCGTCTACGTCCTTACGAACATGGCTTTTTACACGACCCTCAGCCCCGTCGAAGTGCTCGGTAGCGAAGCCGTGGCAGTG ACATACGCAAATAGATTGTTCGGCGTGATGGCGTGGACGATACCGGTTTTCGTGGCTCTATCTACATTCGGCGCGGTTAACGGCATTCTACTCACGTCCTCGCGGCTCTTCTACGCGGGTGCCTGCGAGGGTCAGATGCCAGAGATACTGACGATGATCCAAATTAACAGGTTGACACCTGCGCCCGCCGTAATTTGCATG GCCCTGCTGTCCATGCTGTACCTGTGCTCTTCCAATATTTTCCGTCTCATCAATTACGTCGGCTTCGCCACCTGG CTCAGCATAGGTGTCTCCGTGCTGTGCCTTCCGTGGCTCAGGTGGACCCAGCCGAACTTGGCGCGGCCGATCAAGGTGAATCTCATCTTTCCGATCTTCTACATCCTGGCCACGCTCTTCGTTACAATTGTTCCAATGTACGCGAGTCCCGTCGAAACTG GATACGGCTGTCTAATGATACTCTCCTCCATACCTGTCTACCTCTTGTTCATCGCATGGAAAAACAAGCCGAAATTCTTCCAAAGGAAAGTCG GCGAAGTCACCCAAACTTTGCAGAAGCTGATGGTAGTCGTGGGGCCACAAAAGGCAAAGGTTCAGAACACACCGTAA
- the Grx3 gene encoding glutaredoxin 3 has product MAVTNLVTEQAFDDFVKSKKLSVVHFYAPWAEQCSQVNDVLEEMSEMEQYKELKFAKIEAEDEPEVSLKSGVAVVPTVLLYRDGNVLGRVDGANVPELTEKIKHFLNNKDAEESVEDRLKKLVNQAQCMLFMKGNPANPRCGFSRTIVSILDGYKTDYKSFDILQDNSVREGLKKFSNWPTYPQLYLNGELIGGLDIVKEMDESGELESMLPKKGSADTNK; this is encoded by the exons ATGGCTGTCACCAACCTGGTCACGGAGCAGGCATTCGACGACTTCGTCAA GTCCAAGAAACTTTCCGTCGTGCACTTTTACGCGCCATGGGCGGAGCAATGTTCCCAAGTGAACGACGTGCTCGAGGAGATGAGCGAGATGGAGCAGTACAAGGAGTTAAAGTTCGCCAAGATCGAGGCGGAAGACGAACCTGAGGTGTCTCTGAAATCCGGAGTGGCTGTCGTGCCGACGGTTCTTCTGTATCGGGACGGCAACGTGTTGGGCAGGGTGGACGGTGCCAATGTCCCCGAATTGACCGAGAAGATCAAGCATTTTCTGAACAACAAGGATGCGGAGGAGTCTGTTGAGGATAGGTTGAAGAAACTGGTGAACCAAGCGCAGTGCATGCTATTCATGAAGGGGAACCCCGCGAATCCACGGTGCGGCTTCTCCAGAACGATCGTTTCCATCCTGGACGGTTACAAGACGGATTACAAGTCGTTCGACATATTGCAGGACAATTCCGTTAGGGAAGGACTTAAAAAGTTTAGCAATTGGCCGACGTATCCGCAGTTGTATCTGAACGGAGAGCTGATCGGCGGATTGGACATAGTGAAAGAGATGGACGAGTCGGGTGAACTAGAAAGTATGCTACCAAAGAAAGGGAGTGCCGATACCAATAAATAG